Within Claveliimonas bilis, the genomic segment ATTCCGGATTTTCCGGAAGAGGGGATTATTTTCAGAGATGTGACCAGTGTGCTGCAAGATGCGGACGGGCTGCACCTTGCAGTGGATCTGATGCAGGAGAAACTGGAAGGGATAGATTTTGACGTTGTTGTAGGACCAGAGTCCAGAGGCTTTATTTTCGGAGTCCCCATTGCTTATAATCTGAGAAAACCGTTTATTCCGGTTCGTAAAAAAGGAAAGCTTCCAAGAGAGACAGTTTCCATTGAATACGAGTTGGAATATGGAACGGCATCTATTGAAATGCACCGTGACTCTATAAAGCCGGGAGAAAAGGTTGTGATCATCGACGACCTGATGGCCACCGGAGGAACGACAGAAGCAATCGTGAAGCTGGTGGAAGGCCTTGGAGGAGAGGTAGTAAAGATAGTATTTCTTATGGAACTGGCTGGACTGAAAGGCCGGGACAGGCTGGGTGATTATGATCTGGACTCTGTCATTATTTATCCGGGTAAATAAGAATTGTTTGTAGAGTGTGAAAGAAAAGGAAGAGAAAGGAGGGAATTGATATGGCGGGGATCACGACATATGAATCTGACAGCCGTAACCGGATAGCGCCGGAATCCATTATGGAAAATCAGATGCTGGGACTGGAGATCGTTGACGGACATGCAGTAAAAGCACCTGCTGATTACCAGGATCCGGATGAGCTTTATCGAATGCTGATCGGACGGATACGCAAATATCATCCTTCTACAGATGTGTCTATGGTGGAAAAGGCATATCGGATTGCGAAGAATGCTCATGAGGGACAGTGCAGGAAATCTGGTGAGCCATATATCATTCATCCTCTGTGGGTTGCGATCATCCTTGCAGATCTGGAGATGGACAAGGAGACGATTGTGGCAGGGATGCTCCATGATGTGGTGGAAGATACTGTCATGACGGAAGAAGGGATCAAGGAAGAATTTGGAGAAGAGGTGGCCCTTCTTGTTGACGGTGTGACGAAGTTGGGACAGCTGTCCTATTCATCGGATAAACTGGAAGTCCAGGCGGAAAATTTAAGAAAAATGTTCCTGGCTATGGCAAAGGATATCCGTGTCATCATCATAAAATTGGCAGACAGGCTGCACAATATGCGGACACTGCAGTTTATGCGTCCGGAGAAGCAGAAAGAAAAGGCAAAAGAGACTATGGACATCTATGCTCCGATCGCACAGAGACTTGGTATTTCCAAGATCAAGACGGAGCTGGATGACCTTGCGCTGAAATATTCGCAGCCGGAAGTCTTCTATGACCTTGTGGATCAGATCAACGCCCGCAAAACAGAGCGGGAAGAGTTTGTGCAGCAGATTGTAGAGGAAGTGTCGCAGCACATTAAAAATGCAGGCATCAAAGCTGAGATCAATGGAAGAGTAAAGCATTTTTTCAGTATCTATAAAAAGATGGTTAACCAGGATAAGACGGTGGATCAGATCTATGACCTTTTCGCGGTGCGCATTATTGTAGATTCCGTCAAGGACTGCTATGCGGCTCTTGGCGTGATCCATGAGATGTATACGCCCATACCGGGAAGGTTTAAGGATTATATCGCCATGCCTAAGGCAAATATGTATCAGTCCCTCCATACGACATTGATGAGTTCTGTGGGACAGCCCTTTGAAATACAGATCCGTACCCAGGAGATGCATAAAACAGCGGAATATGGTATTGCCGCTCATTGGAAATACAAGGAATCAAACGACGGAAAGAAGAATGTCAAGGCCCAGGAAGAAGAAAAGCTGAACTGGTTAAGACAGATCCTGGAATGGCAGAGAGATATGTCCGACAACCGGGAGTTCTTAAGTATGCTCAAAGGAGATCTGGATCTCTTTGCAGAAGATGTATACTGCTTTACTCCAAACGGGGATGTAAAGAGCCTGCCCAACGGATCGACGCCGGTGGATTTTGCCTATGCCATCCACAGCGCGGTGGGAAATAAGATGGTAGGCGCCAGGGTCAACGGGAAGCTGGTAAATATTGATTATAAGATTCAAAACGGAGACCGTATTGAAATTCTGACTTCTCAGAACTCCAGAGGACCAAGCAGAGACTGGCTCAATATTGTCAAAAGTACCCAGGCGAAGAATAAGATCAACCAGTGGTTCAAAAAAGAGTTTAAAGAAGAGAATATTATCCGCGGAAAAGAGATGGTGGCCGCTTACTGCAAGGCAAAAACCATTACTTTAAGCGATATCATGAAACCGAAATACCAGGAAGTTGTGCAGAAAAAGTACGGATTTCGGGATTGGGATTCGGTTCTTGCTGCCATCGGCCACGGAGGTTTGAAAGAAGGGCAGGTTGTAAACCGTCTTGTAGAGGAATATGGAAAAGAACATAAGCAGGAGATTACAGACGAGGTTGTTCTTGAAAAAGTGGCAGAGGCTGCGAAAAACAAAGTGCATATTGCCAAATCAAAGAGCGGAATCGTAGTAAAAGGAATTGACGATATGGCAGTGCGTTTTTCCAGATGCTGCAATCCGGTTCCGGGAGACGAGATTGTTGGCTTTGTGACCCGGGGAAGGGGGCTTTCCATTCACCGGACGGATTGTGTCAACATGCTTCATCTTACAGAAGCAGAAAGAGCCCGGCTCATCGATGCAGAGTGGGAGAGTGATGTGGCAGAGAAAGCCGGCGGCCAGTATTTGGCGGAAATTAAAATGTATGCTCATGACAGACAGGGACTTTTGATGGAAATGTCTAAAATTTTTACAGAGTGCAAAATAGATGTAAAATCTATGAATGTACGGACCAGCAAACAGGGAACGGCGACTATTGAGGCCGGATTTATCGTCCATGGACGGGAGGAGCTATCTTTGGTTGTGAAAAAATTAAGACAGCTGGAAGGCGTTATAGACATTGAGCGTGCAGTGGGATAGAAAATAAGATATGAGGTGAAAACAGCATGAAGATAGAAAAATTTGTCACGGGAATTATCAGTACTAATTGCTATGTCGTTTCCAATGAAGAGACAAAAGAGGCCGTCATTGTCGACCCGGCTGCATGCCCGCCTTCCATCCTCAATTATATAAAAGAGGAAGAACTGAAAGTAACGGCCATTTTACTGACGCATGGCCATTTTGACCATACGATGGGAATAGGAGGCTTTCTTGAAAAGTTTCCTGTGCCGGTTTATGTACATGAGAAGGAAGAAGACACCCTGAAGGATCCGGCGCTGAACCTCTCCGGGATTTATACAGCAGGATTCACTTTTTCCGATGTTACCTATATCAGGGACAATCAGGTGTTATCCCTTGCCGGATATGACTTCCTTGTACTCCATACGCCGGGCCATACACCTGGAGGAGTATGTTATTATGTGGAAAAAGAAAAAGTGCTGTTCAGCGGAGATACTCTGTTTCAGGGCTCTGTGGGAAGAACCGACTTCCCCAACAGCAGCATGTCAGATTTAGTTCGCGGGATCCGGGAGAAGATTTTCACTTTGCCGGACGATGTGAAAGTGTATCCGGGACATATGGGCGAGACTATGATCGGTTACGAAAGAGAACATAATCCGTTTGTTTAACGCAACTTGGGACGTAACAAACTTTAAAAGTGTTACGTCCCAAACTGCGTTAATCCCTGGGTAAAATTGCGAAATACCCCGGGTAAAACTGCGAAGGTGAAAGAAAGGCTGTAAATATTATGATTTTTTTGAGCTGTAAGGAAGATTTATATGCATACAATGCCTACCACCTGGTGAAGGCTTTTTTTTCGGAGGAGGAAGTGCATCAGACAGTGGATCAGGGGCTTGGGGAGACGCTCCGCATGAAGTTTCCGGATGGGCAGATTCTGACGGTTGAGGAGTGTGAGCTGTCTGGAATCGAGGATCGGAAGCAGAGAAAATATATGGTGGATGTGAAGCTCTACAAAGCCTGCCAAAGCTATACGAAGCGGGAACTGGCCTGGGGTATCCTGACAGGGGTGCGCCCTACAAAGCTTGCCATGCAGAAGCTGGAGGAAGGCATGGATGAGGAGGCATTTGTGGACTGGTTTACAAAAGACTCTTTTGTGACGCCCCAAAAGGCCAGACTTGCCTATGAGATTGCCGGACGCGAAAAACAGATCTTAAGCGGCCTGGACTGCCGGGATGGTTACAGCCTTTATGTAGGTATTCCTTTTTGCCCTTCGGTATGCAGCTACTGTTCCTTCAGTTCCGGTTCTGTCGATGCGTGGAAAGATCATATAGAAGCTTATGTGGATGCCCTGTTGAAGGAGCTGTCCTACATTGGGGAGAGGGCAAAAGAAAAAAATAAGAAACTGAACACGATCTATATTGGAGGAGGAACGCCGACTACTTTAAGCGAGGAGCAGCTGGACCGCCTGCTCACTCACATTGACCGGACGTTTTCACGGGAATTTCTCCTGGAATACACGGTGGAAGCCGGCCGGCCGGACAGTATTACGGAAGGGAAATTAAAGGTTTTAAGGCAGCATGAAATTACACGAATTTCCATCAATCCCCAGACGATGCAGCAAAAAACTCTGGATCTGATCGGGCGGAAACATACGGTGGAGGACATCCGGGAGACATACGCTCTTGCAAGAGAGCTGGGATTCGATAATATCAATATGGATCTGATCGCAGGGCTTCCCGGGGAGCGGGCGGAAGATATGAAAAATACGCTGTCCCAAATCTGTGAAATGGCCCCGGACAGCCTGACCGTCCACGCTCTTGCCATTAAGCGGGCGGCAAAAATGGGTCAGGAAAAGACAACTACGGGAACCATCGCTTCTTTGGAACATGCGCCGGTGAAAATGGGTGAGGAACTTCCCAAAATGATCGAGGAAGCTTATGAAGCTGCCGCAAAGATGGATCTTATGCCCTATTATCTGTACCGTCAGAAAAATATTGCCGGTAATTTTGAAAATGTTGGCTATGCAAAGGTTGACAAAGCGGGAATATACAATATACTTATTATGGAAGAAAAGCAGTCGATTATTGCAGCCGGAGCAGGCGCTTCTACAAAGATTCTTCTGGATGAGTCGATTATTGTTCCGGGAAGCAGGAATCAGAGAAAGACTACATTGATGCGGGTGGAAAATGTAAAAAATATCAAGGATTACATTGGACGTATTGATGAAATGATAGAACGAAAAGGAGAATGGCTATGGCGCTGAAGAAAAAACCGGTCACGGGAATGAAAGATATCCTTCCCAGAGAAATGGAAATCAGAGATTACGTGATCCAGATGATCAAAGACACCTATAAAACCTACGGATTCATGTCTATGGAAACTCCCTGCGTGGAGCACATTGAAAATCTGTGCAGCAAACAGGGCGGAGATAATGAAAAACTTATTTTCAAAATTTTGAAACGCGGGGAAAAGCTGAAAATTGCCGAGGCAACAGAGGAAGCGGATGTGGTGGACGGAGGTCTGCGCTATGATCTGACTGTGCCTCTTGCAAGATATTACTCCAATCATTCTAATGATCTGCCGTCTCCTTTTAAAGCGCTGCAGATCGGAAATGTATGGCGGGCGGACCGTCCGCAGAAAGGACGTTTCCGTCAGTTTATTCAGTGTGACATCGATATTCTTGGAGAGCCGGGCAACCTGGCAGAGATCGAACTGATCCTTGCCACTACAGCGATGCTTGGCAAAATGGGCTTCCGGAATTTTACCGTATGCATCAATGACCGCAATATCCTCAAAGCCATGGCCGCTTACAGCGGATTCGCGGAAAAGGACTTTGATGATGTATTTATCATTCTGGATAAGATGGACAAGATCGGTCCGGAAGCTGTGGCAGAAGAGCTGATGGAACTTGGATATGCAAAAGAAAATGTAGATACTTATCTTAAGCTCTTTGAAGAGACTCCTGAAGATGCAGGAGGTATCCGTTTCCTGAAGGAAAAGCTGGGAGATTTCCTCAAAGCAGAGACAGCAGACAGCATGGAAATGATCATGTCCAGCGTCGAGGCTGCAAAAGAAGCTGATTTTAAGATAAAATTCACTCCGACTATGGTGCGGGGACAGTCCTACTATACAGGAACGATTTTTGAAGTTGTGATGGACGACTTCGGCGGTTCCGTTGCCGGAGGAGGACGCTATGATAAGATGATCGGGAAGTTTACCGGCCAGGATACGCCGGCCTGCGGATTTTCAATCGGTTTTGAGAGAATTGTTATGCTTCTTCTGGAAAACGGATATGAAGTGCCCAGAAAAGGCGAGAAAAAGGCTTATCTTATGGAAAAGAACATGCCGAAAGAAGGCGTGCTGAAAGTGCTGGGACTTGCCAAGAAGGACAGAGAAGAAGGAAAACAGGTTCTGGTAGCGAATATGAAGAAAAATAAAAAATTTCAAAAGGAACAGCTTATGGGAGACGGATATGAGACGATCATAGATTGTTATGCAGATTCCGTGGACAAGCTGTAACAGGAGGAGAGAGAAACAATGGCAGAATCAATGCAGGGTTTAAAAAGAACCCACCGTTGTGGGGAACTGTCTGCAGCACAGATCGGTGAGAAAGTTACCGTGATGGGATGGGTGCAGAAGAACAGAAATAAAGGGGGACTGGTCTTTGTTGATGTGCGGGATCGTTCCGGAATCATTCAGGCTGTTTTTGAAGAAGGAAAAACAGAGGCGGCGCTTTTGGAAAAGGCAGCAAAGCTTCGTGCAGAATATGTAGTGGCAATTGTGGGAACAGTAGAGAAACGCTCCGGCGCTGTCAATGAAAATATTTCCACCGGAGAGATTGAGATCATCCCGGAAGAACTGCGTATTTTATCAGAAGCGGAAACACCTCCGTTTCAGGTAGAAGAAAATTCCAAAACAAAGGAAGAAGTGCGCTTGAAATACCGCTATCTGGACCTTAGAAGACCGGATATGCAGAGGAACCTGCTTATGAGAAGCCAGGTGGCTACACTGACAAGACAGTTTCTGGCAGAGGAAGGTTTTCTGGAGATAGAGACGCCTGTTCTTGTGGGAAGCACGCCGGAAGGAGCCAGGGATTATCTTGTGCCGAGCCGTATCCATCATGGACATTTTTATGCGCTTCCACAGTCTCCGCAGCTTTTTAAGCAGCTTTTGATGTGCTCCGGATGTGACCGCTATTTCCAACTTGCAAAATGTTTCCGTGATGAAGATCTGCGTGCGGATCGCCAGCCGGAATTTACCCAGATCGACATGGAGCTTTCCTTTGTGGATGTGGATGATGTGATCGATGTCAATGAGAGGCTTCTGAAGAAACTTTTCCATGAAGTGCTGGGTGTGGAGGTGTCTCTTCCAATCCCGCGGATGACCTGGCAGGAGGCTATGGACCGCTTCGGTTCCGATAAGCCGGATATCCGTTTTGGTATGGAGCTTCATGATGTGACAGAAGTTGTCAAAGACTGTGAGTTTGTTGTATTTAAAGGGGCTATTGAAAACGGCGGAACTGTCCGGGGAATCAACGCCAAAGGGCAGGGCGCAATGCCGAGAAAGAAAATTGACAAGCTGGTGGATTTTGCAAAAGATTTCGGTGCAAAAGGCCTCGCTTATATTGCTATCCAGGAGGATGGAACGGTAAAATCCTCTTTTGCGAAATTTATGAAAGAAGAAGAAATGACAGCCCTTATTCAGGCAATGGAGGGAGAGAACGGAGACTTTCTTTTGTTTGCAGCTGATAAAAATAAAGTTGTCTGGGATGTTCTTGGAAATCTCCGACTTGAGCTGGCGCGCCAGATGGAACTGCTGGATAAAAACGAGTATAAATTTATCTGGATCACAGAATTTCCGCTTCTTGAGTGGAGTGAAGAGCAGAACCGTTATACGGCAATGCACCATCCATTTACAATGCCTATGGAAGAAGATCTGCAGTATATTGATACAGATCCGGGAAGAGTCCGTGCAAAGGCTTATGACATTGTTCTGAACGGAAACGAGATCGGCGGAGGAAGCGTCCGTATCTTTAATCAGGAAATACAGAGCAAAATGTTCGAGGTGCTGGGCTTTACGCCCGAACAGGCCGAGGAGCAGTTCGGATTCCTTTTGAATGCGTTTAAATACGGAGTGCCGCCTCATGCAGGACTGGCATATGGTCTGGACCGTCTTGTCATGCTGATGGCAAAAGAGGACAGTATCCGTGATGTAATCGCCTTCCCTAAGGTGAAAGATGCATCAGATCTTATGACAGAAGCGCCTACGCCGGTAGATCAAAAACAGCTGGATGAGCTGGGACTTCAGATTGTAAGAGAAGAAAAGAAAGAAATCCAGGAATAGAAGCCTGTTTTGGCAGGCGCCGAAGAAAAAACGGCGTCTGCCAGGACTGTAAAAAGCAGGGAAAAAATAAATAAAAAAGTTTGAAAAAAGTGTTGACAAACAAAACATCATATAGTATATTATTTATTGTTCTGATGAACACGAACTACAAGATATGCGACAGTGGCTCAGTTGGTAGAGTACGACCTTGCCAAGGTCGGGGTCGCGGGTTCGAGCCCCGTCTGTCGCTTCAGAAAGCACCGAAAAGAAAGGGATCCGATAGTTGATGTTCTCAAGTGTAATCAAAGGTGTAATCAATCGGTGCTATTAGCAGATGGCTATTAAAATGATTATCTGATTTTAGGTAATGATTTTAGTAGCCATTTTACTATTATTGGTAAATCGTAAAAAAACAACTTTTTTCGTATCTTCTCATAAGTCCTCGAATTGCCGACATATCCTTATTTCTCAAGGGCTATCGGTTCTTCGTATTCTTGATTTGCCCCTGTTTTTGATGTATGAGCATATAATCGGGATTGGCTTTTAATATATCACGAATAATCGCTAATGCGTCGGTGGTAGGAAAGCGGACAAGAAAGTAATCAATTTTTGCACAAACTTGAATTACTTCAAATCAAAGAGAGAATTTTCATAATCCTTTACATAGTATCGTATATTTTTACGACCTTTTTGAATAATAGTATGTCCTTCTGCTTCTAATTTCTCTTTCTGTGCTTCAATACCATTTGGATATTTAGCATTTAGTTCTCCGTTTGCTTTCAATGTTCTCCAATAAGGCGTTTCATCTTCTAAACGCTGATAACTCGCCCATGCAACAATGGAAACAAAAATTCCTGCTGTAATCGGCTCTGTAAAATCAGCACCACTCAATTCTGCAAAGTATTTCCGTATTTCCCCAACGGTAATTATTTTACCATACGGAATTTTTTTCATTACTTTGTCATAGTCGATTGGTGGTGCAAAATACATTTTATTTCCACCATATTTTTCAATGCTTTTCTTGTCTGTAATGATTTGAAATTTTGGCATATCCTTATTATCGTGCAGCATAGCATTAAAATCTTTTTTATTTTCGTTTGCCATTTTGACACCTCCTACTTTAAGGATAGACTGTTTGTTATTCCTATGCAATGAGGCTGTTTGAAAAAATAGATAATTTATCTGTACCAACATTATATCACGCTCTTCTAAGCGTTGCCATTCTGTTTCGCTGCATAGAAAAAGACACTCTGTTTCAAGTGCCGTTCTTCCATAATTTTGTATAACTTTCTATTGAATAGAGGAAAATTTATTTATAGTAAGCTAAGTTGCAGACCGGACGTTGAGGTAATCAAAAAGAGGTTCCAGATAAGCTCTGTCTGTCCAGTCACAGCTTTTACCATCCGCTTCCAGGAAAGCTTCCATCCATGGTTCCAATGTCTCTGGTTTGCTTTTCTGAAGCGATTTTTTTAACATTCTGCACAGAGTTCTGTCCTTAAAGCTCATGACAGATTCATCGTATGCTCCCCGCCCATAAAACATGGTGACAGAAAAGGAGAGATCCTTTAAATTTTGCTTTTTAAGTTCTTCAAATGTTTTGGGATAAAAAGGACTTGCGCCGACGGCAAAGATAACCACATTTTTATCCGAAAGAAAACGCTGATTCCGCCGGATATCTTTCATAACGGATATCCCTCCTGCATATATGCCGCCTGCCGCAATAATAAAATCATAATGCTCCGCCTGATGAAAAGGAAAATTTCCTATTTCGAAGACGTCACAGGCCAGTTCCTCTTTTAACATATCAGCATACTTTTTGGTTGAACCATATTTAGAACGATACAATACTAAAATTCTGCTCATACTTAGTTCTCCTTTTTTCCTGTTTTTGATTCCAGATTTTCAATCCCTTTGTAGAGTTTCATCATTAACCGGAAGAGTTGTGCGATCTCTTCTTTAGAGTAGACTTCAAAAAGAAAGCGCAGATCCTCTTGATATGTAGTAAATACATTTTCAAAATAGTCATTTAGTTTGCTTGTAGGGTAAATGCTGGAAGCACGTGCATCCTGCTGACAGGGGGCGATTGTAACGAATCCCTTCTTTTCCAGTGCGAGGGCAAGCTTTTTGATATTCTGTCTGGAACAGCCAAGGAGGCGTCCAAGCTGGGTGAAAGTAGGATGATTCTTCGATTGCCTTACCATAGTCAGGAGCATGAACTGCTTCAGGGACAGTTCCGGGATGGTGTTGTCAAATATGGTCTGCAGTCTGTTTTCAACGATGAACAGCGTACTGAACAGTGCTTTGCATTGATTTTCTGTTGAATCAGAAAATTTTTGAATGAGATCATTGATTTCCATACGTCCTCCGTTGAGTGGATAGGAAGAAAACCCTATCTAAAATAGTAACTTATTACTAATATGATAGCAACTAGTTACGTATTTGTCAATAAAGGAAAACAGAAGAATAGATTTGTTAATGATTTATTTATTCTGGAAGAACCATAGTAACTGTGCTATACTTTACGACATGAAACGGAGGGAGCATATGACAGAACGAAAGATAATCAAGGCAGGGCTGCTTGGCCTTGGAACAGTAGGAACCGGTGTCTACAAACTTGCCAAGAGACAGAAGGAAGAAATAGAGAAAAAAACAGGTGTTTCTTTGCA encodes:
- a CDS encoding adenine phosphoribosyltransferase, which produces MKPIEEYVTSIPDFPEEGIIFRDVTSVLQDADGLHLAVDLMQEKLEGIDFDVVVGPESRGFIFGVPIAYNLRKPFIPVRKKGKLPRETVSIEYELEYGTASIEMHRDSIKPGEKVVIIDDLMATGGTTEAIVKLVEGLGGEVVKIVFLMELAGLKGRDRLGDYDLDSVIIYPGK
- a CDS encoding MBL fold metallo-hydrolase yields the protein MKIEKFVTGIISTNCYVVSNEETKEAVIVDPAACPPSILNYIKEEELKVTAILLTHGHFDHTMGIGGFLEKFPVPVYVHEKEEDTLKDPALNLSGIYTAGFTFSDVTYIRDNQVLSLAGYDFLVLHTPGHTPGGVCYYVEKEKVLFSGDTLFQGSVGRTDFPNSSMSDLVRGIREKIFTLPDDVKVYPGHMGETMIGYEREHNPFV
- the hemZ gene encoding coproporphyrinogen dehydrogenase HemZ; translated protein: MIFLSCKEDLYAYNAYHLVKAFFSEEEVHQTVDQGLGETLRMKFPDGQILTVEECELSGIEDRKQRKYMVDVKLYKACQSYTKRELAWGILTGVRPTKLAMQKLEEGMDEEAFVDWFTKDSFVTPQKARLAYEIAGREKQILSGLDCRDGYSLYVGIPFCPSVCSYCSFSSGSVDAWKDHIEAYVDALLKELSYIGERAKEKNKKLNTIYIGGGTPTTLSEEQLDRLLTHIDRTFSREFLLEYTVEAGRPDSITEGKLKVLRQHEITRISINPQTMQQKTLDLIGRKHTVEDIRETYALARELGFDNINMDLIAGLPGERAEDMKNTLSQICEMAPDSLTVHALAIKRAAKMGQEKTTTGTIASLEHAPVKMGEELPKMIEEAYEAAAKMDLMPYYLYRQKNIAGNFENVGYAKVDKAGIYNILIMEEKQSIIAAGAGASTKILLDESIIVPGSRNQRKTTLMRVENVKNIKDYIGRIDEMIERKGEWLWR
- a CDS encoding RelA/SpoT family protein — protein: MAGITTYESDSRNRIAPESIMENQMLGLEIVDGHAVKAPADYQDPDELYRMLIGRIRKYHPSTDVSMVEKAYRIAKNAHEGQCRKSGEPYIIHPLWVAIILADLEMDKETIVAGMLHDVVEDTVMTEEGIKEEFGEEVALLVDGVTKLGQLSYSSDKLEVQAENLRKMFLAMAKDIRVIIIKLADRLHNMRTLQFMRPEKQKEKAKETMDIYAPIAQRLGISKIKTELDDLALKYSQPEVFYDLVDQINARKTEREEFVQQIVEEVSQHIKNAGIKAEINGRVKHFFSIYKKMVNQDKTVDQIYDLFAVRIIVDSVKDCYAALGVIHEMYTPIPGRFKDYIAMPKANMYQSLHTTLMSSVGQPFEIQIRTQEMHKTAEYGIAAHWKYKESNDGKKNVKAQEEEKLNWLRQILEWQRDMSDNREFLSMLKGDLDLFAEDVYCFTPNGDVKSLPNGSTPVDFAYAIHSAVGNKMVGARVNGKLVNIDYKIQNGDRIEILTSQNSRGPSRDWLNIVKSTQAKNKINQWFKKEFKEENIIRGKEMVAAYCKAKTITLSDIMKPKYQEVVQKKYGFRDWDSVLAAIGHGGLKEGQVVNRLVEEYGKEHKQEITDEVVLEKVAEAAKNKVHIAKSKSGIVVKGIDDMAVRFSRCCNPVPGDEIVGFVTRGRGLSIHRTDCVNMLHLTEAERARLIDAEWESDVAEKAGGQYLAEIKMYAHDRQGLLMEMSKIFTECKIDVKSMNVRTSKQGTATIEAGFIVHGREELSLVVKKLRQLEGVIDIERAVG
- a CDS encoding MarR family winged helix-turn-helix transcriptional regulator; amino-acid sequence: MEINDLIQKFSDSTENQCKALFSTLFIVENRLQTIFDNTIPELSLKQFMLLTMVRQSKNHPTFTQLGRLLGCSRQNIKKLALALEKKGFVTIAPCQQDARASSIYPTSKLNDYFENVFTTYQEDLRFLFEVYSKEEIAQLFRLMMKLYKGIENLESKTGKKEN
- a CDS encoding MGMT family protein, producing the protein MANENKKDFNAMLHDNKDMPKFQIITDKKSIEKYGGNKMYFAPPIDYDKVMKKIPYGKIITVGEIRKYFAELSGADFTEPITAGIFVSIVAWASYQRLEDETPYWRTLKANGELNAKYPNGIEAQKEKLEAEGHTIIQKGRKNIRYYVKDYENSLFDLK
- the hisS gene encoding histidine--tRNA ligase, with the protein product MAMALKKKPVTGMKDILPREMEIRDYVIQMIKDTYKTYGFMSMETPCVEHIENLCSKQGGDNEKLIFKILKRGEKLKIAEATEEADVVDGGLRYDLTVPLARYYSNHSNDLPSPFKALQIGNVWRADRPQKGRFRQFIQCDIDILGEPGNLAEIELILATTAMLGKMGFRNFTVCINDRNILKAMAAYSGFAEKDFDDVFIILDKMDKIGPEAVAEELMELGYAKENVDTYLKLFEETPEDAGGIRFLKEKLGDFLKAETADSMEMIMSSVEAAKEADFKIKFTPTMVRGQSYYTGTIFEVVMDDFGGSVAGGGRYDKMIGKFTGQDTPACGFSIGFERIVMLLLENGYEVPRKGEKKAYLMEKNMPKEGVLKVLGLAKKDREEGKQVLVANMKKNKKFQKEQLMGDGYETIIDCYADSVDKL
- a CDS encoding flavodoxin domain-containing protein; its protein translation is MSRILVLYRSKYGSTKKYADMLKEELACDVFEIGNFPFHQAEHYDFIIAAGGIYAGGISVMKDIRRNQRFLSDKNVVIFAVGASPFYPKTFEELKKQNLKDLSFSVTMFYGRGAYDESVMSFKDRTLCRMLKKSLQKSKPETLEPWMEAFLEADGKSCDWTDRAYLEPLFDYLNVRSAT
- the aspS gene encoding aspartate--tRNA ligase, which gives rise to MAESMQGLKRTHRCGELSAAQIGEKVTVMGWVQKNRNKGGLVFVDVRDRSGIIQAVFEEGKTEAALLEKAAKLRAEYVVAIVGTVEKRSGAVNENISTGEIEIIPEELRILSEAETPPFQVEENSKTKEEVRLKYRYLDLRRPDMQRNLLMRSQVATLTRQFLAEEGFLEIETPVLVGSTPEGARDYLVPSRIHHGHFYALPQSPQLFKQLLMCSGCDRYFQLAKCFRDEDLRADRQPEFTQIDMELSFVDVDDVIDVNERLLKKLFHEVLGVEVSLPIPRMTWQEAMDRFGSDKPDIRFGMELHDVTEVVKDCEFVVFKGAIENGGTVRGINAKGQGAMPRKKIDKLVDFAKDFGAKGLAYIAIQEDGTVKSSFAKFMKEEEMTALIQAMEGENGDFLLFAADKNKVVWDVLGNLRLELARQMELLDKNEYKFIWITEFPLLEWSEEQNRYTAMHHPFTMPMEEDLQYIDTDPGRVRAKAYDIVLNGNEIGGGSVRIFNQEIQSKMFEVLGFTPEQAEEQFGFLLNAFKYGVPPHAGLAYGLDRLVMLMAKEDSIRDVIAFPKVKDASDLMTEAPTPVDQKQLDELGLQIVREEKKEIQE